AGTAGGGAAAAAATAGAAAGTAAGAACTAAGAACTAAAAAAAGTTTATCTTTTGCCTGTTGACAGTTTTTTTTAAAACTAACTGATTTCATAAGATTTAACCTCCCAGATGTGGCTAGCTGTGGTAGATGCAACCCTACCCTGTCTGTCTTCCCTCACATTGCTAGCTCTCTCACTAAGATTAACCTTACCAGCAAGCAATGTTATTTTTTCACAGCTTTTTCTACACCCGTCAGGCTTTTACCCTATTTTAGTTTAACTAACGAAGACCTTAAAGTTACCTCTTCCGAAGGAATGATTTCAATGTTGTTCTGTCAAAAACGATAGTTAAGAATTTTTAAGGTTTTTTTTGTAAAATCATTAAAAGTATAAAATAGTTGTTTTTATAACAGCTTCAATATTAAGAATTTTTGAGTATTTTTATCAACTAAATTACTAAACACTAAATTCTAAATTTAAATAAAACTTAATCTTTTAGTAAAAATATTTAGTTGAATATTATATTTTTATTGTAGTTATCAATAATGACAACTGTTGCACCGCCTAGTAGCCATAGGGCTGTTCAGGTAAAATGGGAAACTGTATTTATTAAAAATATCCAAAACTAAGCACCTAAGTAATAAAATGAGATGGAAACAGAAACTCGGATATAATTTTTAATATTAAAATAAAAAATTATCGCATGATAGCTCAAATAACTCTCGCTATAGGAAAAGTCCTCCGTCACAAAAGAACACGAGACACCTCTTCTAGAAGTGGTAAACACATGACTGAGGGTAGATGTACTAAACAATAGAGGTGTTAAGATTACCTAAGCCTCAGGACTTAATTTCAAGGTGAGTGAAAATTTCAGGGTGCTTTTGATCGACCGGCTGAGGTTAAACCGGCTTAATGTCAAATGGATAGCTTGAGACTGGATGTGCGACCCTAGGTAGGTTACTCTAAAATCTAGGACTTCTGCGGCGCTTGCTAACCGTAGCCTTAGGTTGATCGCTCAATCTACCTAAAGGTAGGAGCTCTCCTGCGCTGCTTCTATCCCATTCTCGATAACCCGACTCATGTCATCAACTTCTCCGCCGGATTCAGCAGTAGCTTGGCACACCCTGGAAATTGACAAATCTCTGGAAAGACTCCAGAGCAATCGAGACGCTGGCTTAACGTCACAAGAAGCGTCAGAACGGTTGCAGCGATATGGACCCAACGAACTAGAAGAGACTGCCGGTCGCAGTCCGCTGGCCATATTTTTAGATCAGTTCAAAAACATCATGCTGTTGATGCTGATCGCTGTAGCAATCGTCTCTGCGATTCTGGATGTGCGTGCACAGCGGTTTCCCAAAGATGCAATCGCGATTGTTGCAATTGTTATTCTGAACGGCATCCTAGGTTATCTCCAAGAAAGCCGCGCCGAAAAAGCCTTGGCAGCCCTAAAACGTCTCGCTTCGCCCCTAGTGCGCGTGATGCGCGACGGCAAGGTATTTGAAGTCGCAGCCAAGGAGTTGGTGCCTGGGGATGTGATGTTGCTAGAAGCCGGCGTGCAGATAGCAGCGGACGGACGCCTCATCGAAGAGTCTAACTTGCAAGTGCGCGAGTCGGCTCTCACGGGCGAAGCTCATGCGGTGCAAAAAGATGCGCCACTCCATCTGTCGGAAGAGACTGCCTTGGGAGATCGGATCAATCTAGTATTTCAGGGAACAGAAGTTGTTCAAGGACGGGCTAAGGTGCTCGTCACTAATACTGGAATGCAGACAGAACTCGGTCGAATTGCGGCCCTGTTGCAGTCTGTAGAAAGCGAACCGACACCGTTGCAGCAGCGGATGACGCAACTGGGCAACGTTCTCGTATCCGGCTCACTGATCCTGGTGTTCATCGTAGTAGTAGGAGGTTTGCTTGATTTCACCGGCGATGGCGTTCGCTTGGTATGGAGCCGGTTTGAAGAACTATTAGAAGTCTCTCTCAGTATGGCCGTTGCCGTCGTTCCAGAAGGCTTGCCGGCAGTCATTACCGTAACCCTGGCGTTGGGAACTCAGCGCATGGTTAAGCGCAACGCCTTAATTCGCAAACTGCCAGCGGTGGAAACCTTGGGTTCAGTCACCACCATCTGTTCAGATAAAACCGGCACCCTGACTCAAAACAAAATGGTCGTGCAGTTGGCCCATACTGCCAGCCAAAGTTTCAACGTCACCGGCCAAGGTTATGCACCCATCGGCGACTTTAAAATAGACAACCACACCACCGAGCCAGAAAAATATCCAGAACTGCAAATTTTGCTAATTGCCTGCGTCGTTTGTAATGACGCCTTTTTGCAGCATGAAAAAGACCAGTGGTCAATCCTAGGAGATCCCACCGAAGGCGCACTGCTATCCTTTGCCGGGAAAGCCGGCATCAATAAAGACAGGTGGTCGCAAAAAATTCCTCGCGTTGCCGAGTTTCCCTTTTCCTCAGAACGCAAGCGCATGAGCGTGATCTGTCAGAAACAAGGGACAGGAGACTGGGGGCTACAGCTTCAGGCGTTTTCCCAATCTCCCTTCTTGATGTTCACCAAAGGCTCTCCAGAATTAGTCTTGGAGCGTTGCAATCATATTTTGGTGGGCGATACCATCAAACCGATCACGGCTGAGCAGCGCAGCACAATCCTGGGACAGAATAATCAAATGGCCGCTCAAGGGCTGCGCGTGTTGGGTTTTGCCTACAAGCCATTAGAAACCTTGCCGGCACAAAACTCCGAAGAAAGAGCTGAGCAAGACTTGATCTGGTTAGGGTTAGTCACGATGCTCGATGCGCCTCGACCAGAAGTGCGCGATGCAGTGGCCAAGAGCCGATTGGCGGGAATTCGACCGATCATGATCACCGGCGATCACCAGTTAACCGCCCAAGCAATTGCTCAAGATTTAGGCATTGCCAAAGCAGGAGATCGCGTCCTCACCGGCCTAGAGTTAGAAAGATTTACCCAAGACGAACTCAAGGAACAAGTGAGCAACGTTAGCGTTTACGCGCGCGTCTCCCCAGAACACAAACTTCGCATTGTTCAAGCGCTGCAAAGTCAAGGGAAATTTGTAGCGATGACCGGCGATGGAGTGAACGACGCCCCCGCTCTCAAACAAGCCGATATCGGTATTGCAATGGGCATCACCGGCACCGACGTGAGCAAAGAAGCCAGCGACATGGTGCTGCTAGACGATAACTTTGCCACCATTGTCGCCGCCACCGAGGAAGGCCGAACCGTCTACACCAATATTCGCCGGTTTATTAAATACATCCTGGGCAGCAACATCGGTGAAGTTCTCACGATTGCCGCCGCCCCGCTCATGGGTTTACCAGGGGTTCCCCTGTCGCCACTGCAAATTTTGTGGATGAACTTAGTCACAGACGGCGTGCCGGCACTCGCACTCGCAGTCGAGCCGGCGGAACCTAATGTCATGCAGCGCCCTCCCTTCAACCCCCGCGAAAGCATTTTTGCACGGGGTTTGGGTGCTTACATGATCCGCATTGGCATTGTTTTTGCCATTATCAGCATTACCCTGATGTGGTGGGCTTACAACCATTCCCTCGCAATGGGTCCAGCCTACAAAGACCACTGGAAAACGATGGTGTTCACCACCCTCTGTCTCGCTCAAATGGGCCACGCTATTGCGATTCGCTCCAATACTCGGCTAACGATCGAGCTAAATCCCTTCTCCAATCTGTTTATTTGGGCAGCGGTGATCGCGACCACTGCTTTGCAGCTGATGCTGGTTTACGTTCCGCCTCTGCGACAGTTCTTCGGCACCACATGGCTTGACCCAATCGAACTGGCTATCTGTTTTGGCTTCAGTGCCTTGATGTTTGTTTGGATTGAGTTGGAAAAGCTGTTTGTGCGCTGGTACTATTCCAAGGGGCATGGAAACACATCAGCCCAGGATAAACTCAATTGGCTGATCCCTGTATTGCTCCTGCTCCTATTAGGAATCGGCGCAGCCTATGCCGCCGGCAGCATTACCTGCACCGGGTTTCAAAAATGCTCTCTGGTGTTAGGAGGTAGCGGTCTATTCCCACGCAGCATCCCGATAAACTCCGGGATGGCTCAAGTCATAAAGTCATTACCCTCCGCCTTTTTTGGCCTATCAGCGGCTTTCTTAATCGGGTGGGCGATCAAATCAAACCAAAACCAAAAAACTTAGTACCGCTAACCAGAATTTAAGAGTCTAGGAGTCAGGATAAAGGTTGAATGCACAATTCACCAATCCTGACTTCTAACTGTTTGGGCTATGTATCTTAAAACATTACATCTGCGACAGTTTCGTAACTACTTTGATCAGCAGGTTGAATTTGGTGCCCCTAAAACTATTTTGGTGGGCGACAACGCTCAGGGAAAATCTAACTTGCTAGAGGCAGTCGGGTTACTGTCAACGCTCAAAAGTTATCGAGCGGGACGCGATCGGGACTTGATCCGCGAAGGAGAAGCAGCCGGCCAAATTAATGCCACCCTGCACCGGCAAAACGGGCCGGTAGACTTAGCCTTAACCCTACGTCATGCCGGCAGTCGCACTTGTGCGGTAAATGGTTCATTCCTGCGTCGCAAAGTAGACTTTTTGGGCGTACTGAATTCGGTGCAGTTTTCTAGCCTCGATCTCGATCTGGTGCGCGGTGGCCCAGAACACCGCCGGCATTGGTTGGATGGTTTACTCGTGCAGCTTGAACCCATCTACGCCCATATCTTGCAGCAGTACACTCAAGTATTGCGACAGCGCAACGCACTCTTAAAGAAAATTCACAGTTCAGAATTCGGCAACCACACGGAAGAATTGGCCCTTTGGGACGCTCAGTTAGCGACCACCGGCTCTCGTGTGACGCGACGCCGAGCACGGGCGCTTGAGCGACTAACTCCCTTGGCGCAAGCGTGGCATTCGGCAATCAGTGGCAGAGTTGAAAGACTGGAGATTCGATACGCACCCAATATTGGGGCGGTTGATGAGGTGTCGATCCGCGATGATCCTGAACGCGTGCGACAAGCTTTTTTAGAGCAAATTCAGCTCAAAGCAATTGCAGAACAGCACCAAGGCACCAGCCTCGTCGGCCCACACCGGGACGAAATAGAATTTACGATTGATCAAACGCCGGCGCGGATTTATGGCTCTCAAGGTCAGCAACGGACGCTGGTTTTGGCGCTGAAACTGGCAGAACTCAAATTGATTGAAGAAGTGGTGGGGGAACCGCCGCTGCTGCTGCTGGATGACGTTTTAGCTGAGTTAGACCCTCACCGGCAAAACCAACTGCTCGACGCCATCCAGGAACGCTTTCAAACCCTAATCACCACCACCCATTTAGGTGCTTTTGAACGAGCATGGGTGAAGGAATCTCAAATTCTCTCTGTTCAAGCGGGGCAAATATCCGTTGCTTAGAATTTATCGGATTCTGGTGCCGTCACGCCTGCACCCGGTTGATTGATGAAGAAGTTCTTGGCAGCATCATTTTGATAAATACAGCTAATATCTGGTGAACCTTCTAAAGTGCCGGTGAAGCCAAATGTATTCATGCGATTCTTACAATCGCGCACTTGGTCGGGTTTGAGCAATCCTCTTTGCTCCAAAATCGACCAGTTATTCGTCCGCAGCACACATCCCGGTCTCATGCTGGGCTGAGAAATATAAACATTGAAAGGATTGAGGGTCATAAAAATCCGGGCGTCCATGACCACAGCGCTAGCTCCATACTGAACGCAAATCTCAGGGTTTGGTGCACTGCGGTCAATCACTTCACGGGATGCGACGTTTTCTGGGCTGAGGTTGGCTGTAGAACTCACGCCAATGCCGATCCCAATACCCAAAACAAAAACACCGCCAAACAGCGCTAGGGATGTGTAATTAAAAGCGGAGGAGCTAGATTTACGGTTCATGCTTTCAGTAGACTCCAGAGTCTTGGGGAAATGAGGATCGAGGTATTACCATTTTAGATTTTAGATTTTCGACTGGGAGGGCGCTGGGTGCCACCTAAAATAGTGAGGATTTTTGAGGTGGGATTGGTTCCTCGATTTCGGGCAAATTTACCGCAAGTTTGCAGGGGCGATTTTTGCCGGCGCTTTGATATCTAAGACTCAAGACTCAGATGAGCGCAGCCGTGAGTGATTAATCTTTTGGTGAGAATGAAGTCTTTTTTCTAATTGTTTATCAATAATGATATAATACTATGCCCTGTATATACCTATATTCAGCTTTCAAGTTCAAAAAATAGCATTTAAATACACTCGCTGTTATGAAAGAATCAGAAATACTGAAAGCCCAAACTTTGGGCGACTGGGCTTACCTGGCAATTGAGCAACATTCTGAGAAAACCTTTGAATATGAATCTGATGTCCTAAAAGACCGCGATCCGGAAGCTTTGCATCAAATGCGGGTGGGGATGCGCCGGCTGCGTTCAGCAGTCACCGGCTTTGCGGTGGCTTTGGATTTACCCAAGGCAGCAGAAGAGGAAAAAATTGCTAAAATCGCCCGCCAGCTGGGAATGCTGCGAGATTTAGACGTTCTGCTAGAAACGCTTGAACGTGACTGCAAACCGGCTTTACCCACCGCAGAACAAGATGCGCTCGACACCGCCGTGAAATACTTACGCAAAGATCGGCGTAAGGTTCTGCAAGTTGTACAAACAACCCTAAAACATAACCGCTACAAAAAACTGAAGCAAGCGTTAAAAGACTGGCTGAAACAGCCGGCTTATCAAGAAATTGCTTCGATGCCAATTCAGGATGTTTTACCCGATTTACTAATGCCGCAAGTGAGCCGGTTGTTTCTTCATGCCGGTTGGATGGTGGGAGATAAATTAGAAGAAACAGAAATTCCCGTGCCTGAAGAGTTTCAGTATAAAGTTTTGAATCGAGAATTATCCGGTCACGGGCCGGTTCTACACAGCCTGCGGAAGCAAGTGAAGCGTGTGCGATACCAGATGAATTTGTTTAGCGATCTCTATGGTTCCACCTATGACGCTTATGTGAAAGATATGAAAGAGATCCAGGAAGTTTTGGGTGAAATTCAAGACAGCCAAGTTTTAGAAGAAGTGCTGAAAGAGACTTTGGACTCAGAGATTGAAAGTTCGCTGCCGGCATTGGCTGAGCATATTGGAAAAACTCGCCATAAGGCGTGGCAGCGGTGGAAACCTCTACAGGAGCGGTATTTAAACCCAGCCGTGCGGCAAGCCTTTCACTTGCAATTACTCCAGCCACTACCGCAGCGAGTCAATGGTCAAGTTGGTACTCAGAGTCAGTCTGCTGATAAGGCGATGGATATCTAAACTGCCATAAAGCCAGCTTTGAGAAGAAGAAATATCTTCTCTAAATGCTGTTGCTTGGATTTGTCAAATTGCAAAGCGTTTCAGTAAAATCATAACGAGTATGGTTAATTGCCGGCAGAGAAATTTATTGCCGGCAACTCCCCAAACTTACAGGTATTGACAATAAACCTAAAATAGCCAGTCTGTTTGCCCTCCATCAGAAATTGCCGGCAATCAGCCAGAAAATTTAGTGTTTTACTAAACTTTTGATTACCTAAATTTTACCTGAACCCTCTACACTGAAGCGGAGTTCTTCCAACCAGTGTTTCTTTACTGGGGTTTACAATGTTTTCAACATCCCATAGCCTTCTCGAAACAGACCGGCACGACGCCAGCGAGGAGCGTCGGTTGCATTTTTATGCCAAAGGGGAACTGATTCCTTCAATGCCTGAAGGCGTTTGGCAGGTCTGCAAAGGTATAGTACAGCTGAGTACGTTGTATCCTAGTGGCGAAGAAGGACTCCTGGGATGGGTTGGGCCTTCGATGTGTTTTGGCCCTTGGTTGAGTTTTTTACAAACCTATCAGGCTAAGGCACTCTCAGATGTTTACGTGATGTGGTTCTCTCAGAGTGAGATAGAAGCTTCACCGACTCTGTGTCAGCAATTGTTACCACAACTTAACCGCCGGCTGCGGCAGATGGAGGCGTTGTTAGCAATTGCCGGCTTGCGACGGGTGGAGGAACGCTTGCACCAACTGTTGGTGCTATTAAAGCAGGAAATCGGTCAACCCGTGCCCCAAGGAACTCGCCTGAGTATTCGCCTCACTCATCAAGATATTGCCGGTGCGATTGGCACCAGTCGCGTGACTGTGACGCGAATTTTAGGCCAATTAAAGCAACAGGGGACGATCACTCTAGATCCTAAGCGCTACATCATTATCAAAGACACCAGTTTTGTGAGTTCTGCTGATCCTGCAGTTCTACGTGTGTGAGCCAATGAGCGGACGTTAGAAATAGACCGGCATTAGCAGATGGAAACTTGCTTTTTCCCCTAATTTCCTTGCTTTAAGATATAGATAACTTTTTCCTCATTTTAATATGGGGAATTTCGCCTTCCAAAAAAGTTTCTCCCTCTTCCACAAATCCTAGCTTTAGATGCAGACCTTTGACATATTCTTGAGCGTGAATCACCACGTCTTGAATGTTTTTTTGAGCGGCTGCGTCTAAAGCTTTTTCCATTATTTTCTTGCCAATTCCCCGCCCTCTGGCTGCCGATAAGAGCGCCAGCCGTTCAATCTTGGCAGTTTTACTATCCAAATATCTAATTCTGGCAGTTCCCACCGGCACGTCATCTAAATAAGCAACAATCTGCTCTGCCGTTTCATCTTGCCCATCAAAATCTAATGTGGCATCGACGCCTTGTTCTGCTTGAAAAACTGAGCGTCTAATTGCTTGAATGACATTGCTTTCTTCAGAGTAGGCAACGGTTTTAATTATGAGATCGCTCATTTCTCAACTTACTTTTTTTAACAAGAAAATCTTTATCTTATGAAAAAACTTCGGTGGAGGATGAAAGGTTTTCATAACCTATGAGGGCGGTTTTTGAGCTGTCTGCTGCGGTTGCAACCGGCACATCAACTTCCCCACCCTCACTTCTAAATCAACCGCAAATTAAGATTGCCGCAGAAAATGCAACAGCTCTCGATTTACGGTTTGGGGTGCTTCTTGCTGAATCCAGTGACCACAATTAGGCACTAATTGCAGCCTGAAAGGAGCCGAAATCAGATGTTCCAAACCTTCTGTCAGTTTATGGCTTAAGAAAGAATCTTCTTCACCCCATAAAACTAAAGTTGGCACTGTCACCGGCACAGGCGGTTGCCCCCAATGGGAGAACCAGTGTTGAGGCGTCAGCATTTGCCGGTAGTAATTCAGCGCTGCCGCCAGCACTCCAGGCTTTTCGAGTGCTTGCTGGTATATATTCGTTTCGTCAGTCGTAAAAGCCGCTTGGCGAATTGCTGTTTGGCGAAATAAGTTTTTGACCAAATCCTTTAAGTTTTGCTGAATCACCCATTCTGGCAATCCAGGGATCTGAAACGCAAACACATACCAGCTACGGCGGAGTTGATCGACATTACTAGCAAGTTCTTGCAAAAACCTTTGCGGGTGCGGTGCGTTTAATATGGCGAGCCGGTTTAAATACTGGGGAAATTTTTGAGCCAAATGCCACGCGATCGCCCCGCCCCAATCGTGACCTACAATGTGGGCTTTGACATATCCTAAACTTTCAATCAAACCCCGAATATCTGCGCTTAGGGTATCAAGATCGTAACCACTTGCCGGTTTATCAGAATCGTTATAGCCGCGCAGATCCGGAACCACAACTTTAAAATGTCGAGCCAATGCTGGGATTTGATATCGCCAGGAATACCAAAACTCTGGAAACCCGTGCAGAAGGACAACTAGCTCTCCTTCTCCTTGGGTTACACAGTGCAAACGAATCCGGTTCGTTTCAACAAAATGGTGTTGCCATCCAATTTCTTCAAGAGCACTCATTAACACTCCCGCAATCTCCTGCGCTGTTAGCGCCTCACACAGAGTTAATCATCAAGTACACAGTTAAGAGGCTTGACGACGCGGGTTGGTTAAAATTGCGGCTACACTTGCGCTGCTTTCGCCCCAAAAGCCTGGTGATGGTTTACGCTGGCGTCTCAAGCCCCCATCATTCAGACTAACATTTTGGGGATCAAATCTGATCCCTTGTCTCCTAGAGCTTGCTGGTGTCCCCTCAACGCACAGGACACCAGTCACGGCAAGCTACCTGAGACAAGAAGAGTTTTCTCAACGTCTTATGCCTCTTGGGCAACGGTTGAACGAGATTCAGAGGGGATAATTTGGTATTTCACCAAATTGGCCAATTCCTGTAACTGCGAGATGGCTTCAGCACCTTCTAATTTCATTAGTTCGCGGTCATCCCGCATTTCAGTCCAGGTAATGCCGTAGTCGGACACCAGAAACCGGATGAGATGGTTGTCACCAAGGCTCACCATAAAAGAGGCGCTGTTCATTTGACCGCCACAGGTATAGCAGGAAGCTAAATATCCTCGCCGCTCTAGCACGATGGCGAGGGCTTGGAGATTCATGACTAAATCCTGGACGAATTGACGATGTTGGGCTGCAAGTCTGAGAAACACGGTTGTCCTCCTATCACCACACTTAAGATTTTAGTGTGTTTTTTATATTTTTTTAACAATTCTACGCTCTGTGGCAACATCTGCGCTCATAATGCCCGGAGATTGGAAACTTTGAGTGTGAACGCTTCCCCTGCCATTCGTTCGGGTTTGTAAGCTATTCGGGTTAGTAAGCGGGGTTCAGGAAGGCGACGAGCCGGCATTGAGCGTTGATCGAGCACCCTTCATCCTTGATTTTTTCGCGCTCAGCCTTCTTGTGACAGATGATGGAACAATTTGGGGGAAGTTTGTAGTGAACCTTGAAGAAAAGCTAGGAACAGAAGCGCAAAGCCATGTACCCTACAAAAAGTCTGAATTTGGATTCGGACTTTTAACTTTGGACTTTGGTCTTTTTACTTTCACTAACACCCGCCCTCCCGGAAACCTTATACCGAACTACTTTGCTACTCTACTCTTAGTTACCCATGTCGCTAGAAAAATCCCTCTTAGGATATATCTATTGATTAGGTTAACTTAATAGCAGAGTCTGCATTAAATTAACTGAGTCTCTTTCGGAGCAAAGTATCATCAAGCACAGTTATTCAATTCATTAGTTTTCCTGACTTAATTAGGCCAGATAGGGTTCCATCTCTAAGGTGTTTTGAATGTAACGCATTTGAACAATAAAAAAATAGGCTCAGCCGTAGCTGTACCCGAAAATTGCCGGATTTCGCCGGCTTTATTTGTTCGCAATTTGTTATGAAAGGTATTGGAAATTTGTATAGGTTTTCCGCTAGCTCGGTTAACAAATTAGCGAGCGTTAGTTAACTTGCCACCAGCCTAGCAACGGGCCAATGAATAGAACCGTCACCCAGATAGCAACTAGGGTTCCAATGCCGATCCAAGTAACGCGGTTGCTCAGTTTCATAAACTGCCCTGCTTGGCTTTTGGTAATCGGCAACCAGGGTAAAACATTAGACTCTTTGCCGTAGTTTTCACCGAGTGCGGCTTTACGACGTTTAGATTCGCCCATAACTTTAGAGAAGCAATTTGTTTAGTTCAGATTGATGATAACGCTTACATTTGCGCCAGAAGCGAGTTGCTTAACAAAATTACAGTTACCGGGCCGGCTGTAACATTTTCCTATATTCTTGATGGGTTAGAGATGGCTATAAGCCTTTATCGGTAAGGGCGCAAAGCACAAGACAGTCGCTCGCTCCAAAACTTAATAATTCGGTTGAGCAAATAAACTGGCATCAAGATAGTCAATTCTGGCCAAGGGACTCAGGGCCGCGAGGACTTGATGGCCATAGCTGCGGTGGAGAACACGAGTATCGAGGAGGGCGACAACCCCTTGGCGTTCACGCACCGGCATGATCGCGCGTTGCAACTCACTTAACGCCACCGGCAACAGGTATAAACGAAACCAGTCTAGGCGCTGTTGCTTGTAGTAAGCTACCCGACCGGCAACCAGAGGGTTTTCTAGAGAGGGAATAGGTAAAGTCGCAATAGCGAGTAATTGGGGGGCCGGCAATACTCCCTGATGCTGACGCCAGAATTCCCAGCCGGTGACTAAGATGCCATTGCCATCGAGACAAGTTTTTTCCACCTGAACCCGCGAACCAAACTCAGCGGCTAGCACGGCACCGACCTGAGCTTTAAGGGGCACATCACCCACTAAAACCACTGTGAGTCCGCCCGCCAAGGCGCTGGCATTCAATAAGGTGCGGATTTCTTGGATTAAAGCGTCTTGAAATTGGGGCGTGTTGGGCAGAGGCAGCCGGTCTGGTAAATACAGATGAATTAATTCATTTTGCCGGTCTGGGGAGAACTTCA
Above is a genomic segment from Microcoleus sp. FACHB-68 containing:
- the recF gene encoding DNA replication/repair protein RecF; this encodes MYLKTLHLRQFRNYFDQQVEFGAPKTILVGDNAQGKSNLLEAVGLLSTLKSYRAGRDRDLIREGEAAGQINATLHRQNGPVDLALTLRHAGSRTCAVNGSFLRRKVDFLGVLNSVQFSSLDLDLVRGGPEHRRHWLDGLLVQLEPIYAHILQQYTQVLRQRNALLKKIHSSEFGNHTEELALWDAQLATTGSRVTRRRARALERLTPLAQAWHSAISGRVERLEIRYAPNIGAVDEVSIRDDPERVRQAFLEQIQLKAIAEQHQGTSLVGPHRDEIEFTIDQTPARIYGSQGQQRTLVLALKLAELKLIEEVVGEPPLLLLDDVLAELDPHRQNQLLDAIQERFQTLITTTHLGAFERAWVKESQILSVQAGQISVA
- a CDS encoding Crp/Fnr family transcriptional regulator codes for the protein MFSTSHSLLETDRHDASEERRLHFYAKGELIPSMPEGVWQVCKGIVQLSTLYPSGEEGLLGWVGPSMCFGPWLSFLQTYQAKALSDVYVMWFSQSEIEASPTLCQQLLPQLNRRLRQMEALLAIAGLRRVEERLHQLLVLLKQEIGQPVPQGTRLSIRLTHQDIAGAIGTSRVTVTRILGQLKQQGTITLDPKRYIIIKDTSFVSSADPAVLRV
- a CDS encoding DUF3172 domain-containing protein, whose product is MNRKSSSSAFNYTSLALFGGVFVLGIGIGIGVSSTANLSPENVASREVIDRSAPNPEICVQYGASAVVMDARIFMTLNPFNVYISQPSMRPGCVLRTNNWSILEQRGLLKPDQVRDCKNRMNTFGFTGTLEGSPDISCIYQNDAAKNFFINQPGAGVTAPESDKF
- a CDS encoding DUF1815 family protein, which encodes MFLRLAAQHRQFVQDLVMNLQALAIVLERRGYLASCYTCGGQMNSASFMVSLGDNHLIRFLVSDYGITWTEMRDDRELMKLEGAEAISQLQELANLVKYQIIPSESRSTVAQEA
- a CDS encoding cation-translocating P-type ATPase, producing the protein MSSTSPPDSAVAWHTLEIDKSLERLQSNRDAGLTSQEASERLQRYGPNELEETAGRSPLAIFLDQFKNIMLLMLIAVAIVSAILDVRAQRFPKDAIAIVAIVILNGILGYLQESRAEKALAALKRLASPLVRVMRDGKVFEVAAKELVPGDVMLLEAGVQIAADGRLIEESNLQVRESALTGEAHAVQKDAPLHLSEETALGDRINLVFQGTEVVQGRAKVLVTNTGMQTELGRIAALLQSVESEPTPLQQRMTQLGNVLVSGSLILVFIVVVGGLLDFTGDGVRLVWSRFEELLEVSLSMAVAVVPEGLPAVITVTLALGTQRMVKRNALIRKLPAVETLGSVTTICSDKTGTLTQNKMVVQLAHTASQSFNVTGQGYAPIGDFKIDNHTTEPEKYPELQILLIACVVCNDAFLQHEKDQWSILGDPTEGALLSFAGKAGINKDRWSQKIPRVAEFPFSSERKRMSVICQKQGTGDWGLQLQAFSQSPFLMFTKGSPELVLERCNHILVGDTIKPITAEQRSTILGQNNQMAAQGLRVLGFAYKPLETLPAQNSEERAEQDLIWLGLVTMLDAPRPEVRDAVAKSRLAGIRPIMITGDHQLTAQAIAQDLGIAKAGDRVLTGLELERFTQDELKEQVSNVSVYARVSPEHKLRIVQALQSQGKFVAMTGDGVNDAPALKQADIGIAMGITGTDVSKEASDMVLLDDNFATIVAATEEGRTVYTNIRRFIKYILGSNIGEVLTIAAAPLMGLPGVPLSPLQILWMNLVTDGVPALALAVEPAEPNVMQRPPFNPRESIFARGLGAYMIRIGIVFAIISITLMWWAYNHSLAMGPAYKDHWKTMVFTTLCLAQMGHAIAIRSNTRLTIELNPFSNLFIWAAVIATTALQLMLVYVPPLRQFFGTTWLDPIELAICFGFSALMFVWIELEKLFVRWYYSKGHGNTSAQDKLNWLIPVLLLLLLGIGAAYAAGSITCTGFQKCSLVLGGSGLFPRSIPINSGMAQVIKSLPSAFFGLSAAFLIGWAIKSNQNQKT
- a CDS encoding GNAT family N-acetyltransferase, whose translation is MSDLIIKTVAYSEESNVIQAIRRSVFQAEQGVDATLDFDGQDETAEQIVAYLDDVPVGTARIRYLDSKTAKIERLALLSAARGRGIGKKIMEKALDAAAQKNIQDVVIHAQEYVKGLHLKLGFVEEGETFLEGEIPHIKMRKKLSIS
- a CDS encoding alpha/beta hydrolase, which codes for MSALEEIGWQHHFVETNRIRLHCVTQGEGELVVLLHGFPEFWYSWRYQIPALARHFKVVVPDLRGYNDSDKPASGYDLDTLSADIRGLIESLGYVKAHIVGHDWGGAIAWHLAQKFPQYLNRLAILNAPHPQRFLQELASNVDQLRRSWYVFAFQIPGLPEWVIQQNLKDLVKNLFRQTAIRQAAFTTDETNIYQQALEKPGVLAAALNYYRQMLTPQHWFSHWGQPPVPVTVPTLVLWGEEDSFLSHKLTEGLEHLISAPFRLQLVPNCGHWIQQEAPQTVNRELLHFLRQS
- a CDS encoding DUF2839 domain-containing protein — encoded protein: MGESKRRKAALGENYGKESNVLPWLPITKSQAGQFMKLSNRVTWIGIGTLVAIWVTVLFIGPLLGWWQVN
- a CDS encoding CHAD domain-containing protein; the protein is MKESEILKAQTLGDWAYLAIEQHSEKTFEYESDVLKDRDPEALHQMRVGMRRLRSAVTGFAVALDLPKAAEEEKIAKIARQLGMLRDLDVLLETLERDCKPALPTAEQDALDTAVKYLRKDRRKVLQVVQTTLKHNRYKKLKQALKDWLKQPAYQEIASMPIQDVLPDLLMPQVSRLFLHAGWMVGDKLEETEIPVPEEFQYKVLNRELSGHGPVLHSLRKQVKRVRYQMNLFSDLYGSTYDAYVKDMKEIQEVLGEIQDSQVLEEVLKETLDSEIESSLPALAEHIGKTRHKAWQRWKPLQERYLNPAVRQAFHLQLLQPLPQRVNGQVGTQSQSADKAMDI